Within Hydra vulgaris chromosome 02, alternate assembly HydraT2T_AEP, the genomic segment ataaaacaatagcATCTACAAAACAATAACATCCACAAACCAATAACATCTACATAACAATAACATATACAAAACAATATCAACTACAAACCGATATGAGCACTTACAAAATGATGATAATATTCAGGCGCgattctagaaataaaatgaGGGGGTGGTGGTGCAAGTCTTTAAAAACTgctttcctaaaaaaaaatcctttaactGAAGTGTGCCAAATGCCGACTATATTCCTTAAAAAACCGGCCATAAGTtgaaattatctttatttgcgAAATGGGGGGTGCGCCTCATCCTCCTTAAAATCGCTTTTGATAAcacttaataatataataacaccTGCAATACCAGTAGACTGACATAAGGTAGAGTCAGTTCAGAGGCGGgtgcagcattttttgatgtttgagctAACTTACAGACATGGAGAAAACTCCAAACattaatatgtttatacttatacaAGTAAGGAttctttacaaaatattgagatGATTTAACCCTGAGAACAAAAGTCCTAAAATTTTGGAAACAACTGTTCCAAttgtgagagcaacaagttaataagatgttttatttttttttattctcgactaaacttatatttaattaataaactttaaatttcatttaacaaTCGCTTGGCGTTCAAAAATtgactatataaagtttaaaccccctcaaTTACAGGGGATTACAAGttttataagataatttttGCCAAGaggttatataaaatttaagagattcttatatgaaatttaaattaaaaaaatgaaatttttcctGATtctaacaatatatttaaaaactttcttcacCTGGGCCTGAAAAGAATCGTGTTTTGGGTGAATGCCCAGGAATTTTATTGTTCAAGTAAAGTTAAATCTTCTGCAAACGTTATAAACAAAACTGTTTGCAAACATTTATGAACAAATTCATAACCTCCTCGTTTAGATTGGTGTGGAATCAGCATGGTCATAACTTTCGAATACTAAAAGATAATTAagtgaaatttaaaacttgttgataaacttaaatttagtagAAGATGGTTAAATAAACAACTTGGTTAACTCATTGCCCTCATATAAGAGCTAGAGGGGTATACTTTTTTTGggtatttttgttcccagaTTCCAATCACCGcgattatttttaaagcatttttatctaacataaacatgaaaatactttattttggaGTTTTCACAATGCCTTGAAATATCATaactaaaacatcaataaagTCTGGATTCACCACTGCCTTAAATGCTAAACTGAAAATgataaaccaaaaattttttttgtttattatcagaaaatattttctgattttaataatatattaaaaacttttatcaccAAGGTCCTGAAAGAAAATCACGTATTTTAGGCGAATGCCCAggagttttattttcaagaaagatAACTAAGAGGCATACTTAAATTTCTCGTATGTTTATACTGGTGTCAAATGTCTCCTTTCCTTAAACTacgttttataaaatcataaatatttttttaagttatataataagATTAAAGTTCATtgacaaattttcaattttatcaaaaaatcttcttttgttcaagatttaaaatttagtttaaaatccCCCAAGTCCATTTTCttccttaaaatatatttgaatggTCGTAATATTTTAAAcgataaatttttgataaaattctGTCAATGAATTTTGATCTAGTTAagataacagaaaaaaattgacaaaacttttataaaattgagcACTGATGATGAAAAATTTCCTTgcatttgatttgttttagtaacctagtaatttcttttttaattttttacaccTAATTTGATACCAACCATAAAAATCTATTTCTACCAACTATACACGCATAAAAATCAAAACGAATGATACAGATTGCACTCTAGTTATCTACAAAATTAGAAAGTAATAGATCACACACCactttgttttacatttactCCTAATAACAATAAGAGTTTATCATATTTAACCCTTTAGCGCCCACCAGggcttaaaattttcaaaaaattccaaaaacttcaaaaagcaattgttttttgatctagattatgaattaaaaaataaaattttaaaatttcactaGCAAACCCAATTATGTCATTGTAGCATATCTGCTACAATGGGAATACgaggaaaaaaataacaaaagttttcttaaaaaaaagattttgtatttaagtatataaagaaataaagaaatttgaaaattgaaacTTTGCTATTGATTTCATTTTACAAATTCTgttcttattaaataaaacacaatatatctTATAAGACAGTTAACAACCATTTAtactataaacataaacaaattttaaatgccATTAATGGTAGTCATGATAACAATTTCTGTCCTTATTTAAGCATAACCAAACATTGCACTTTTTGCAACGAATATAAGAAAAACCAGTTTTGCATTTCTTACACCGCTGCCGTTTGTCACTATAAGTTGGTAAGTGGTCAAATCCATCCAGACGGATATCTTTTGTAGGATTACTCTGAACAGCAGCAGCTCTTTTGGTTGGTATAGGTATTGCATCAAGAGATGCTCTTCCAGCTTTTCTTTTTACAACAGTTACCAAGCTAGAAGCTACTGcagcttgaaaattttttagaggCATGAATTTCTTACTGgggcaaataatttttaagtccCGACGATACAAAAACCAGGCATTTGATAATGCAATAAGAAGGGTATGTGcccatacatatatataccaTCTATGGcattttaaatttggtttgtAGAATGAGCACATCATATCCAGTTTGTCAACTCCAcccatatttttattataaaactggACTATATATGGTTGTTTTACCATAATATGTTTGCAGGTTTTTCTATCATAACGCCTTACTGAGTTGATTGGTTCAATACTAGCAAAAGACGAAATTAAAGTAACTACCTTGTTATCTATCCAAGAGACAGCTATGTTATTAGATTTGATGTCAGTACGATAGTCAAACGATCCACGCCcttgattttttaattctttttcagaAGTGAATGGGCATTTGTTAAGGCGCTTAAGGCGAGCTGTTCCAACATACCATATTCTACGCTTTTTTAGCTCATCTAGCAAAGGCAATGAAGAAAAGTAATTGtcagcaaatattttaaaattatgattttctGGCAAAGTTGAGGTCATTTTAATTACAACAGATGCCCCGACACCATGAGGAGAAACttcatctttcttttttatttcttttcctTGATATAAATCAAAGTCATACAAATACCCACTGACACCACATCTAGCCCAAAGTTTGAACCCCcatttattgggtttttttggaAGGTATTGCTTCAAAAATGACCTTCCTTTGAAGGGAACCATTATCTCATCAACTGATTGATTTTCCTCAGGagaaacttttaagaaattttctCGCAGTTTTTCCAACCAAGGTCTTAATTTCCAAGCCCGATCATTTTTCTTTACTTCATCTGTTACGTTTAGATTGTCAACAAAGTGTAAATAGCGGAGGATAGAAAGAAATCTATTCCTTGATAATATTGAACTTACTCCATCATAATTCATAAAGGTTTCCCAATAAGATCTCACAGATGGTAGTTTTACAAGACCCATACGaaaaaaaacaccaataaaagaCTCTATTTCATTCGATGTGACAGAAATATTTGTACCTGATGACTGGCAACTATATAAACTAGATTGTTCAGCAATAATGTCTATAAGATTGTCatcaacaaacattttaaaatattcgtaTGGAGTAGTAGTTTCGTCCGGAATAGGTTCAATAGGTACCTCTTGAAAAGCAATATCACCAATCAAATCATTATCTAGTGTAACCTTTTTCCAAAGTGGTaaacttgcttttttttgttttttgttgttgactattttggatttttttgggAGTGGGGCTGAAGAGTTGGAATAGAGCATATCATCACGTGTACTACTTTCCTGGGTAAGAGACTCCGATATTGGAAAAATAATGTTGTCATTGTTGTCATCATGCACAACCTTAGTATTGCTTACAACTGCAGTTGAAACATCAGATTCAAATTCAGAGTCTGACTCACTAAGATCCTCAAAATCACTTTCACCATCAAGAATAAATGCGAGagcattttcaatatttaattttttatttttattcatctaaagaAGAAcaatatatgtgcatatatatatatatatatatatatatatatacatatacatatatacatatatatatgtatatgtatatatatatatatatatatatatatatatatatatatatatatatatatatatatatatatatatatatatatatatatatatatatatatatatatatatatatatatatatatatatatatatatatatatatatatatatatatatatatatattggtaacAATGTATACTTAAAAAGTC encodes:
- the LOC136076039 gene encoding piggyBac transposable element-derived protein 3-like is translated as MNKNKKLNIENALAFILDGESDFEDLSESDSEFESDVSTAVVSNTKVVHDDNNDNIIFPISESLTQESSTRDDMLYSNSSAPLPKKSKIVNNKKQKKASLPLWKKVTLDNDLIGDIAFQEVPIEPIPDETTTPYEYFKMFVDDNLIDIIAEQSSLYSCQSSGTNISVTSNEIESFIGVFFRMGLVKLPSVRSYWETFMNYDGVSSILSRNRFLSILRYLHFVDNLNVTDEVKKNDRAWKLRPWLEKLRENFLKVSPEENQSVDEIMVPFKGRSFLKQYLPKKPNKWGFKLWARCGVSGYLYDFDLYQGKEIKKKDEVSPHGVGASVVIKMTSTLPENHNFKIFADNYFSSLPLLDELKKRRIWYVGTARLKRLNKCPFTSEKELKNQGRGSFDYRTDIKSNNIAVSWIDNKVVTLISSFASIEPINSVRRYDRKTCKHIMVKQPYIVQFYNKNMGGVDKLDMMCSFYKPNLKCHRWYIYVWAHTLLIALSNAWFLYRRDLKIICPSKKFMPLKNFQAAVASSLVTVVKRKAGRASLDAIPIPTKRAAAVQSNPTKDIRLDGFDHLPTYSDKRQRCKKCKTGFSYIRCKKCNVWLCLNKDRNCYHDYH